Proteins found in one Brachyspira murdochii DSM 12563 genomic segment:
- a CDS encoding sodium-dependent transporter, with protein MHNDREKLSSRLGFLLVSAGCAIGLGNVWRFPYITGKYGGALFVVLYLISLVILGLPILIMEFSVGRAGKRDLAGSYRALQKKGYKWHIVGYIQLFGCVLLMMFYTTIAGWCLSYCYFMAAGKLQGLNPQQVGEFFNTVLASPYTLILWMTVSVVIATIVCMMGLENGVEKVTKVMMTLLLLVLFVLIIRAITLPNAKEGLKFYLLPDFNKMFSGGIKGFFSVAYAAIGQSFFTLSLGIGAMTIFGSYIEKDYSLTGESIMVVGLDTLIAFLSGLVIFPTTFAFGINPGEGAGLAFVTLPNIFNSMVLGRLWGALFFLFLAMAALTTIIAVFENIIAFTMSETKMPRKKTTIIVAVSIFILSLPTALGFNVLSFIKPLGEGSTIADGLDFLVSNNFLPLGGIIILIFCTRNFGWGWDNFIKEADTGKGIKFPKWARFYVSYILPFIVLAIFVIDYVNRFFI; from the coding sequence ATGCATAATGACAGAGAAAAACTTTCAAGCAGATTAGGTTTCTTATTAGTTTCAGCAGGCTGTGCCATAGGGCTTGGCAATGTGTGGAGATTTCCTTATATTACAGGAAAGTACGGCGGAGCTTTATTTGTTGTGCTTTATCTTATATCGCTTGTTATATTGGGGCTTCCTATACTTATTATGGAGTTTTCTGTTGGAAGGGCTGGAAAAAGAGATTTGGCTGGTTCTTACAGAGCTTTACAAAAAAAAGGATATAAATGGCATATTGTAGGATATATACAGTTATTCGGCTGTGTGCTTCTTATGATGTTTTATACTACTATAGCAGGCTGGTGTTTATCATACTGTTATTTTATGGCGGCTGGAAAACTTCAAGGACTCAATCCGCAGCAGGTTGGGGAGTTTTTTAATACTGTGCTTGCTTCTCCTTATACATTAATACTATGGATGACTGTATCTGTAGTAATAGCAACTATTGTTTGTATGATGGGGCTTGAAAATGGAGTGGAAAAAGTTACAAAGGTAATGATGACTTTACTTTTGCTTGTTCTTTTTGTGCTTATAATAAGGGCTATTACTTTGCCTAATGCTAAAGAGGGATTAAAATTCTATCTCTTACCAGATTTTAATAAAATGTTCAGCGGAGGAATAAAAGGATTTTTCTCTGTAGCTTATGCGGCAATAGGGCAGTCATTTTTTACTTTGAGCTTAGGTATTGGTGCTATGACTATATTCGGAAGCTATATAGAAAAAGACTATTCTCTTACAGGAGAATCTATTATGGTTGTAGGACTTGATACTTTAATAGCATTTCTTTCTGGACTTGTAATATTTCCTACTACATTTGCTTTCGGTATTAATCCGGGGGAAGGTGCTGGTTTGGCATTTGTTACTCTGCCTAATATATTTAATTCTATGGTTTTGGGAAGACTTTGGGGGGCTTTATTCTTCTTGTTTTTAGCTATGGCAGCTTTAACAACAATCATAGCTGTATTTGAAAATATAATAGCTTTTACTATGTCTGAAACTAAAATGCCTCGTAAAAAAACTACTATAATCGTAGCGGTAAGTATATTTATATTAAGTTTGCCTACAGCATTGGGATTTAATGTACTTTCATTTATAAAACCTCTTGGAGAGGGAAGCACTATAGCTGATGGGCTTGATTTTTTGGTGAGCAATAATTTCCTTCCTTTAGGCGGTATAATAATACTTATATTCTGTACTAGAAATTTTGGCTGGGGTTGGGATAATTTTATAAAAGAGGCTGACACTGGAAAAGGAATTAAATTTCCTAAATGGGCTAGATTTTATGTGTCTTATATACTTCCTTTTATAGTGCTTGCTATATTTGTGATAGATTATGTAAATAGGTTTTTTATTTAA
- a CDS encoding OmpA family protein, with translation MLKKINIIIIAFLIAINAYGAIVISTYKKPKVIKYKYKLTERGKVLIVPTNILFDFNSSSLDLKKYLKTLKYVGDVTASTNIMNIIIEGHSSSDEIKRITNGYDKKDILFLYNRRNLEDLSYQRSYNVFLSITNGDTSKLTNYGLQDLLSEYKDIKKNRRVEFILIENTNDMNIYTNYINKLIMSNL, from the coding sequence ATGTTAAAAAAAATTAATATAATAATTATAGCATTTTTAATAGCCATTAATGCTTATGGAGCTATAGTTATTTCAACATACAAAAAGCCTAAAGTAATCAAATATAAATATAAACTTACAGAAAGAGGTAAGGTATTAATAGTTCCTACAAATATATTATTTGATTTCAACAGCAGCAGTCTTGATTTAAAAAAGTATTTAAAAACATTGAAATATGTAGGTGATGTAACTGCTAGTACAAATATTATGAATATTATTATTGAAGGACATTCCAGCAGCGATGAAATAAAAAGAATTACAAATGGTTATGATAAAAAAGATATACTATTTCTTTACAACAGAAGAAATCTTGAGGATTTATCGTATCAGCGTTCATATAATGTGTTTTTATCTATAACTAATGGAGATACAAGCAAATTAACCAATTACGGACTTCAGGATTTACTTAGTGAATATAAAGATATCAAAAAAAATAGAAGAGTTGAGTTTATTTTGATAGAAAATACTAATGATATGAATATATATACTAACTATATAAATAAATTAATAATGTCAAATCTTTAA
- the ppdK gene encoding pyruvate, phosphate dikinase, with protein sequence MASKKLVYFFGNGKSEGAKETKALLGGKGLGLAQMTESKVPVPAGFTITTEVCDYYSKNKSYPKGLEKLVDENIKKLEKAMNMQFGNADKPLLVSVRSGAAISMPGMMDTILNLGINEKVVEGIVKKTNNPRFAWDAYRRFIQMFGDVAMGVDHDKFEEILDEAKKSIASKVGKSEKEVKDTDLDVEDLKVVVEKYKAMYKEEKGESFPDDPKVQLWHAINAVFRSWNNPRAEAYRKLNDIRGLLGTAVNVQAMVFGNMGDTSATGVCFSRNPATGENKFYGEFLINAQGEDVVAGIRTPQEITLEGSLEWAKNNGISEEDRKNKYPSLEEVMPNVYKQLVSYKNQLEKYYSDMQDMEFTIQEGKLYMLQTRNGKRTAAAAVRIAVELAEAKIISKEEAIMRVNPSDLDQLLHPMFDPAAKKSAKVIAKGLNASPGAAVGKVVFAADRAEEMKEAGEQTILVRIETSPEDIKGMNAAEGILTARGGSTSHAAVVARGMGKCCVAGCSALEIDYEAKSMKVGDETVKEGDYISIDGSTGEVMLGKVATKEAEMSEDFKKLMEWADAARKLEVHTNADTPHDAQIARSFGAEGIGLCRTEHMFFNADRIKSVRQLILVAEEVKQLKEKLEAAEKIGDKKAIEEIEPLYKEPRKLYDDALANILPMQREDFIGIFTAMSGYPVTIRLLDPPLHEFIPHEDSQLQELSSEMNVSFDKLKAIRDSLHEFNPMLGHRGCRLGITYPEIYDMQARAIIEAAVKVKKNGVDVHPEIMIPLVGTLKELKIIKDRIIKIADEVFEKEGSKVTYKVGTMIEVPRAALVADKIATEAEFFSFGTNDLTQMGGGFSRDDAGKFLKDYVNKEIYERDPFQSLDQEGIGELLRIGVAKGRAANKKLVIGICGEHGGDPATVMFCNDIGLDYVSCSPYRVPIARLAAAQGAIKSKPAKKSAAKKAPAKKASASAKKTAAKVEVKKSAAKKAAVAKKTPSKSSSKKKK encoded by the coding sequence ATGGCATCAAAAAAGTTGGTTTACTTCTTTGGCAATGGTAAATCTGAAGGCGCTAAAGAAACTAAAGCACTCCTAGGCGGTAAAGGTTTAGGACTTGCCCAGATGACAGAAAGTAAGGTACCAGTACCTGCCGGCTTTACTATCACTACAGAAGTATGTGATTATTATTCAAAAAATAAGTCATATCCTAAAGGCTTGGAAAAACTAGTTGATGAAAATATTAAAAAACTAGAAAAAGCAATGAATATGCAGTTTGGAAATGCTGATAAGCCGCTTTTAGTATCTGTACGTTCAGGTGCTGCTATTTCAATGCCTGGTATGATGGATACTATACTTAATTTGGGTATTAATGAAAAAGTGGTAGAAGGTATAGTTAAGAAAACTAATAATCCTAGATTTGCTTGGGACGCTTATAGAAGATTTATACAAATGTTCGGTGATGTTGCTATGGGCGTTGATCATGATAAATTTGAGGAAATTTTGGACGAAGCAAAAAAATCTATAGCATCTAAAGTAGGAAAATCAGAAAAAGAGGTAAAAGATACTGATTTAGATGTTGAAGATTTGAAAGTAGTTGTTGAAAAATACAAAGCTATGTATAAAGAAGAAAAAGGCGAAAGTTTCCCAGATGATCCTAAAGTACAATTATGGCATGCTATTAATGCTGTATTTAGAAGCTGGAACAACCCTAGAGCTGAAGCATACAGAAAATTAAATGACATAAGAGGTCTTTTAGGTACTGCTGTTAACGTTCAGGCTATGGTATTTGGAAATATGGGAGACACTTCTGCTACTGGCGTATGTTTCTCACGTAACCCTGCTACTGGTGAAAACAAATTCTACGGAGAGTTTTTAATCAATGCACAAGGTGAAGATGTTGTTGCAGGTATCAGAACTCCTCAGGAAATTACATTAGAAGGCAGCTTGGAATGGGCTAAAAACAATGGCATAAGCGAAGAAGATAGAAAAAATAAATATCCTTCTCTTGAAGAGGTTATGCCTAATGTATATAAACAATTAGTAAGCTATAAAAATCAATTAGAAAAATACTACAGCGATATGCAGGATATGGAATTTACTATTCAGGAAGGCAAACTTTATATGCTTCAAACACGTAATGGTAAAAGAACTGCTGCTGCTGCTGTAAGAATTGCTGTTGAACTTGCTGAAGCTAAGATAATATCTAAAGAAGAAGCTATAATGAGAGTTAATCCTTCAGATTTGGATCAATTACTTCACCCTATGTTTGACCCTGCTGCTAAAAAATCAGCTAAAGTTATAGCTAAAGGATTAAATGCTTCTCCTGGTGCTGCTGTTGGTAAAGTAGTATTTGCTGCTGACAGAGCTGAAGAAATGAAAGAGGCTGGAGAGCAAACTATACTTGTACGTATAGAAACTAGCCCTGAAGATATTAAGGGAATGAATGCCGCTGAAGGTATATTAACTGCAAGAGGCGGTTCTACTTCACATGCTGCTGTTGTTGCACGTGGTATGGGTAAATGCTGTGTTGCAGGCTGCAGTGCTTTAGAAATTGATTATGAAGCAAAATCTATGAAAGTAGGCGATGAAACTGTAAAAGAAGGCGACTATATATCTATAGACGGTTCTACTGGCGAAGTTATGCTAGGAAAAGTTGCTACTAAAGAAGCTGAAATGTCTGAAGACTTCAAAAAACTTATGGAATGGGCTGATGCTGCTAGAAAATTAGAAGTACATACTAATGCCGACACTCCTCATGATGCACAAATTGCTAGAAGTTTTGGTGCTGAAGGTATAGGTTTATGCCGTACTGAACATATGTTCTTCAATGCTGACAGAATTAAAAGCGTAAGACAGCTTATACTCGTTGCTGAAGAAGTAAAACAATTAAAAGAAAAATTAGAAGCTGCTGAAAAAATAGGCGACAAAAAAGCTATAGAAGAGATTGAGCCTCTATATAAAGAACCTAGAAAACTTTATGATGATGCTTTAGCAAATATTCTTCCTATGCAAAGAGAAGACTTTATCGGAATATTCACTGCTATGAGCGGATATCCAGTAACTATAAGACTTTTAGATCCGCCTTTGCATGAGTTCATTCCTCATGAAGATTCTCAGTTGCAAGAGCTTTCTAGTGAAATGAATGTTTCTTTTGATAAACTTAAAGCTATAAGAGATTCTTTACATGAATTCAACCCTATGCTTGGACACAGAGGCTGCCGTCTTGGTATTACTTATCCGGAAATATATGATATGCAGGCTAGAGCTATTATTGAAGCTGCTGTTAAAGTTAAGAAAAATGGTGTTGATGTTCACCCTGAAATAATGATTCCTCTTGTAGGTACTTTAAAAGAATTAAAAATCATTAAAGACAGAATTATCAAAATAGCTGATGAAGTATTTGAAAAAGAAGGTTCTAAAGTTACATATAAAGTAGGTACTATGATAGAAGTTCCTAGAGCTGCTTTAGTTGCTGATAAAATTGCTACTGAAGCTGAATTCTTCTCATTCGGTACTAATGACTTAACTCAAATGGGCGGCGGTTTCTCAAGAGATGATGCAGGTAAATTCTTAAAAGATTATGTTAATAAAGAAATATATGAGAGAGATCCTTTCCAATCATTAGACCAAGAAGGTATCGGAGAGCTTTTAAGAATAGGTGTTGCTAAAGGAAGAGCTGCAAATAAAAAACTTGTTATTGGTATATGCGGTGAGCATGGTGGAGATCCTGCTACTGTTATGTTCTGTAATGATATAGGACTAGATTATGTAAGCTGTTCTCCTTACAGAGTACCTATAGCAAGACTTGCTGCTGCTCAGGGGGCTATAAAATCTAAACCAGCTAAAAAATCTGCTGCTAAGAAAGCTCCTGCTAAAAAGGCAAGTGCTAGTGCTAAAAAAACAGCCGCTAAAGTAGAAGTTAAAAAATCTGCTGCTAAAAAAGCTGCTGTTGCTAAAAAAACACCTTCTAAATCTTCAAGTAAGAAAAAGAAATAA
- a CDS encoding DMT family transporter — protein sequence MLNVLLVIIGSIAYGFLPIFVKNIIAYNYSSLSIVFYRYFFTAVFLFIIILVTRKSFKITKRQFIELLIFSITGLGLTFFFLSQSLLYISAGLSNMIHFGYPVVVLLIMIFLFKEKINILKILSMLFAVSGIVLLTKVVRVESFLGIIYALVTTVTYGSYIVANKKCSFSSIDTIVSLFYMSLIVSLTFFIAGIFTNSLQVLNNINVFYNFIAVSLLCTIFSLGLLLYGVKKLGSSLASILNMFEPTTTVAASIFIYNEDLTFNIVIGSVLIILSTITMVIGSKR from the coding sequence ATGTTAAATGTTTTATTAGTTATAATAGGCTCTATTGCCTATGGGTTTTTACCAATTTTTGTTAAAAATATTATAGCATATAATTATTCATCTCTTTCTATAGTTTTTTATAGATATTTTTTTACTGCTGTTTTTTTGTTTATAATAATACTTGTTACAAGAAAAAGTTTTAAGATAACAAAAAGACAATTTATAGAATTATTAATATTCAGTATTACAGGACTTGGACTTACTTTTTTCTTTTTGTCGCAGTCATTGCTTTATATATCGGCAGGACTTAGCAATATGATACATTTCGGGTATCCTGTTGTAGTTTTACTTATAATGATATTTTTATTTAAAGAAAAGATAAATATATTAAAAATACTTTCAATGCTGTTTGCTGTTTCTGGAATAGTTCTTCTTACAAAAGTTGTAAGGGTGGAATCATTTTTGGGAATAATATATGCACTCGTTACAACAGTTACATACGGAAGTTATATAGTTGCAAATAAAAAATGCAGCTTTTCTAGTATTGATACTATTGTTTCTCTTTTTTATATGTCTTTGATTGTTTCTTTAACCTTTTTTATAGCTGGAATATTTACAAATTCTTTGCAGGTTTTAAACAATATTAATGTTTTTTACAATTTTATTGCTGTATCACTTTTATGCACTATATTTTCTTTAGGTCTTTTACTTTACGGAGTAAAAAAATTAGGCTCTTCTCTAGCATCGATACTTAATATGTTTGAACCTACTACTACAGTTGCAGCTTCTATTTTTATATATAATGAAGATTTAACTTTTAATATAGTTATCGGCTCTGTTTTGATAATACTTTCAACTATTACTATGGTTATTGGAAGTAAGAGATGA
- the secA gene encoding preprotein translocase subunit SecA, with amino-acid sequence MGAMDLVFKLIFGSKEQNDAKVLKPIAEKTLSFEEEIKKLSNEELTNKTKEFRERVEKHIGCKTEELDLSKEENKKKLQDILDSILPEAFAVVREASIRTTGMRHFDVQVMGGTVLHQGRIAEMKTGEGKTLVATLAVYLNALTGLGVHVVTVNDYLAKRDAEWMTPIYSMLGISVGILDNTRPHSPERRAVYNCDVVYGTNNEFGFDYLRDNMVTRKEDKVQRKFYFAIVDEVDSILIDEARTPLIISGPAEKNIKMYYEIDRIIPMLKQAEVDERMREVAGTGDYVLDEKDKNVYLTEEGVHKVEKLLNVENLYGAQSSTIVHHVNQALKAHKVFKKDVDYMVTDGEVLIVDEFTGRVLEGRRYSDGLHQAIEAKEKVAIQNESQTYATITFQNYFRMYPKLSGMTGTAETEAEEFYKIYKLDVAVIPTNKPIARQDLSDRIYRTKKAKFEALAKYIKELQDAGKPALVGTVSVEMNEELSKVFKRHKINHEVLNAKNHLREAQIIAQAGEPGAVTLATNMAGRGTDIVLGGNPVAKGVSEIEQVLVLMKDKAFKERDPYKKEELTKKVKAIDLYKEAFVRSVIAGKIDEAKELAEKNNADEMIEKIDRIIQINEKSKIDKEKVLAAGGLHVIGSERHEARRIDNQLRGRSGRQGDPGLSVFFLSLEDDLMRLFGGERVSRMMLAMGMGEEEELGHKWLNKSIENAQRKVEGRNFDIRKHLLEYDDVMNQQRMAVYGERDYILYSDDISPRVEEIIAEVTEDTIKDISDNKKHVDPLEVTKWLNSYLIAIDEDAANKAVEGGVDNAVKNLTNLLLEAYGKKSLEVNEKIFREVEKNIFLSIIDNRWKDHLFAMDSLREGIGLRGYAEKNPLTEYKLEGYKMFVATMNAIHNELVNLIMRVRIIPNSFDAMERESAFDGGVEEKSSASAMNGNNNQNIQSKVKTAQPNVKMTQKIGRNDPCPCGSGKKYKHCHGKDNQQ; translated from the coding sequence ATGGGAGCAATGGATTTAGTATTCAAATTGATATTCGGCTCTAAAGAACAAAATGACGCTAAAGTATTAAAACCTATAGCAGAAAAGACATTATCATTTGAAGAAGAGATAAAAAAATTAAGTAATGAAGAACTTACAAATAAAACCAAAGAGTTCAGAGAAAGAGTAGAAAAACATATAGGCTGCAAAACAGAAGAATTAGATTTAAGCAAAGAAGAAAACAAGAAAAAACTTCAGGATATATTGGACAGTATACTTCCAGAGGCATTTGCAGTTGTTAGAGAAGCTAGTATAAGAACTACAGGAATGAGACACTTTGATGTTCAGGTAATGGGTGGAACTGTACTTCATCAGGGAAGAATTGCTGAGATGAAAACAGGTGAAGGTAAAACACTTGTTGCCACTCTTGCAGTGTACCTTAATGCTTTAACAGGACTTGGAGTGCATGTAGTTACAGTAAACGATTATCTTGCCAAAAGGGACGCTGAATGGATGACTCCTATATATTCTATGCTTGGAATATCTGTCGGCATACTTGATAATACTAGACCTCATTCTCCAGAAAGACGTGCTGTTTATAACTGCGATGTTGTTTATGGTACTAATAATGAGTTTGGATTCGATTATTTAAGAGATAATATGGTTACAAGAAAAGAGGATAAAGTTCAGAGAAAATTCTATTTTGCCATAGTGGATGAGGTAGACAGTATCTTAATAGACGAAGCTAGAACTCCTCTTATAATATCAGGACCAGCTGAAAAAAACATAAAAATGTATTATGAAATTGACAGAATAATACCTATGCTTAAACAGGCTGAAGTAGATGAGAGAATGCGTGAGGTTGCAGGTACTGGTGATTATGTACTTGATGAAAAAGATAAAAATGTATACCTTACAGAAGAGGGAGTACATAAAGTAGAAAAACTCCTTAATGTAGAAAACTTATACGGTGCTCAAAGCAGTACAATAGTTCACCATGTCAATCAGGCTTTAAAGGCTCATAAAGTATTCAAAAAAGATGTTGACTATATGGTTACAGACGGAGAAGTTTTGATTGTAGATGAGTTTACAGGACGCGTACTTGAAGGAAGAAGATACAGCGACGGACTTCACCAAGCAATAGAAGCCAAAGAAAAAGTTGCTATACAAAATGAATCACAAACTTATGCTACAATAACATTCCAGAACTATTTTAGAATGTATCCTAAACTTTCTGGTATGACAGGTACTGCAGAAACAGAAGCAGAAGAGTTTTATAAAATATATAAATTGGATGTGGCAGTTATACCTACCAATAAACCTATAGCAAGACAGGATTTATCAGACAGAATATACAGAACTAAAAAGGCAAAATTTGAAGCATTGGCAAAATATATAAAAGAACTTCAAGACGCTGGAAAACCTGCACTTGTTGGTACTGTATCAGTAGAGATGAACGAAGAACTTTCTAAAGTGTTCAAAAGACATAAAATTAATCATGAAGTATTAAATGCTAAAAACCACTTAAGAGAGGCACAAATAATAGCACAGGCTGGAGAACCGGGAGCTGTTACTCTTGCGACAAACATGGCAGGACGCGGTACCGATATTGTACTTGGAGGAAACCCAGTTGCTAAAGGTGTATCTGAGATAGAACAGGTGCTTGTGCTTATGAAGGACAAAGCATTTAAAGAAAGAGATCCTTACAAAAAAGAAGAATTAACTAAAAAAGTAAAAGCAATAGACCTTTATAAAGAAGCATTTGTAAGAAGTGTTATTGCTGGAAAAATAGATGAAGCTAAAGAATTGGCAGAGAAAAATAATGCCGATGAAATGATAGAAAAAATTGACAGAATTATTCAGATAAATGAAAAATCTAAAATAGATAAAGAAAAAGTTCTTGCAGCAGGCGGTTTGCATGTTATAGGAAGCGAGAGACATGAAGCAAGGAGAATTGATAATCAGCTTAGAGGAAGAAGCGGAAGACAGGGAGATCCGGGGCTTAGCGTATTTTTCTTATCGCTTGAAGATGATTTGATGCGTTTATTCGGAGGCGAGAGAGTATCAAGAATGATGCTTGCTATGGGAATGGGCGAAGAAGAAGAACTTGGTCATAAGTGGCTTAACAAATCAATAGAAAATGCTCAGAGAAAAGTAGAAGGCAGAAACTTTGATATAAGAAAGCATTTGCTTGAGTATGATGATGTTATGAATCAGCAGCGTATGGCAGTTTACGGAGAAAGAGACTATATACTTTATTCTGATGATATATCTCCTAGGGTAGAAGAAATTATAGCTGAAGTAACAGAGGATACTATTAAAGATATAAGCGACAATAAAAAACATGTTGATCCTTTGGAAGTAACAAAATGGCTTAATAGTTATTTAATAGCAATAGATGAAGATGCAGCAAATAAAGCTGTAGAAGGCGGTGTTGATAATGCTGTGAAAAATCTTACTAATCTGCTTTTAGAAGCATACGGAAAAAAATCTTTGGAAGTAAATGAAAAAATATTCAGAGAAGTAGAAAAAAACATATTCCTATCAATAATAGATAACAGATGGAAAGATCATCTATTTGCTATGGATAGTTTAAGAGAAGGTATAGGTTTAAGAGGATATGCTGAAAAAAACCCTCTTACTGAATATAAACTTGAAGGATATAAAATGTTTGTAGCTACTATGAATGCAATACACAATGAACTTGTAAACTTAATTATGAGAGTACGTATTATACCTAATTCATTTGATGCTATGGAAAGAGAAAGTGCCTTTGACGGCGGAGTTGAGGAGAAAAGCAGTGCTAGTGCTATGAATGGAAACAACAATCAAAACATTCAAAGCAAAGTAAAAACTGCTCAGCCTAATGTAAAAATGACTCAGAAAATAGGAAGAAATGATCCTTGTCCTTGCGGAAGCGGAAAAAAATATAAACACTGTCATGGAAAAGATAATCAGCAGTAA
- a CDS encoding DNA/RNA non-specific endonuclease — translation MKKYIFYLMLILFLVSCKTVQVYNIRDDSDKSHFVKINRVEYLKPNIKYNIDGTEYNTDTLSRIYKVTRKNSLILSNAKRNNYAQRKIVELYGIKDCDQGGHIIGRQFGGSPNIDNLIPISKSLNIGEMLKTEMEWRDNLNEGNEIKDIIINIEYVYTNMRPNIIRINYTVDKDYTNYKVIKIFTNIAETNN, via the coding sequence ATGAAAAAATATATTTTTTATTTAATGCTTATATTATTTTTAGTTTCCTGCAAAACAGTTCAGGTATACAATATAAGAGATGATTCTGATAAATCTCATTTTGTAAAAATAAACAGAGTAGAATATTTAAAGCCCAATATAAAATATAATATAGACGGAACAGAATATAACACTGATACACTATCAAGAATATACAAAGTTACAAGAAAAAATAGTTTGATACTCTCTAATGCTAAGCGAAATAATTATGCTCAGAGAAAAATAGTAGAACTTTACGGCATAAAAGACTGCGATCAGGGAGGGCATATTATAGGCAGACAATTCGGTGGCTCTCCTAATATTGATAATTTAATACCAATAAGCAAAAGTTTAAATATAGGCGAAATGCTAAAAACAGAGATGGAATGGAGAGATAATCTCAATGAAGGCAATGAAATAAAAGATATAATAATAAATATAGAATATGTATACACAAATATGCGTCCTAATATAATAAGAATTAATTATACAGTAGATAAAGATTATACCAATTATAAAGTAATAAAAATATTTACAAACATAGCAGAAACAAACAATTAA